The DNA segment TACAGGGCCTTGCTGGGATCATTTATGCGCAAAAGCTCGGTGCCGGCACGGGCATAAACGATCTCGATGGTTTCGGTCACACGGTTGACCAACTCCTCTGGCATCTCGTTAAACGGCGAATGCTGTAGAAGATGGTTACGAATGTCGATCAGTTCAGCCTGCATGCAGCCCCCAAAGTGGATTGAATAGTGCTTGGCCAAAACTATAGCAGAAAGCACTCTTTGATCGTGGGTGATAGCGCTAAAGCGGTTGGCGGTGAGGAATACAGCCATAAAATCGCTGTCCTTCGCCGGCTTGAAGCCGGATCGCCTGCCCGATGGAGTCGCACTTCTCGGGCCTGACATTTTCTGGAGGGTCTTGGCGCCAACATCTATTGTTAGGGTTTAGACTAACGCTAGATATGTGTCTGTGCCGTTTAACTTAAAGGCAACCAAATTAGAAGTAGGTTACTTCACCAAGCAGCTACAAGGGATGCTCTCCGTCAGTTGTTTGATTTGAATGAAGTTAGGCAGGCTTGGGCCAAAGCTATTATTAAAGAAAATATGCTGCAAGCAGTATGAAAAGCGATCCCCCGACGTTTCTTCTTAATGGAAGAGCCGCTGAACAGCGCGCTAAAGTAGAATGAATTTGAAGTATATTATCAGCCTAAAGTTGATAAAAAATATGGAAATGCTATTGGCGCAGGGTGTTCTCCAGTAAGTTATTTGCGGAAATATTCATTCGATGTAGTAAAAATAGATCGAAGCTTTGCCAACGGTATAACGCTAAAAAATCAGATTGTGATCTGGCTCAGGGCGACTATTTTATAAACCGATACCGGCTAAAGAACGGATTGATTTTCAGTACCCTGCAAATCGCTCTTAACATCTAAGCCGATAAGACCCACCAGCGGATTGCAGTCCAGCTGTCAGTCGCTGATTAAACCGTGCCCGATCAGGCTTTGAAAACGGCCGTAGCTGGAGGTATTTACCTGAATGCGGCTGCGGCAGGCGTAGGGTGTGCTCAGCCCGGAAAATGCATGCTCCAACGGTATGTGCAGCACATCGGCTGCTATCATCCGCACAATCCCGCCGTGACAAACGATCAACACCCGCTTGCCGGCGAGTTGCTCCTGCCAGTGATACCAACGCGCCACTACCCGAGTCTGAAAGTCGCTGACGGGTTCGCCTGAGGGGGGAGTGTTGGCAACCGGATTGGCCCAGAATTGGCTCAGGCGTTCGCCATCGCTGGCCATGACTTCTTCAGCAGTGCGGCCTTCCCAGTCGCCGAAGCTGATTTCCCGCAGGTCGTCATCAAGGTGCAGGGGGATTTGATAGCGGTCCGCCAGTTCCCGCGCAAAATGAACGCAGCGCAGCATGGGTGAGCTCACAATAACGTCCCAATGATCTGCGCTGGTAATGGCATCGCGCATTTGCTGCCACCCGGCGGTGCTAAGAGGATCGTCTTTACTGCCCCGATACATAGGCCCGCCTTCCGGTTCGCCATGGCGGATTACATCAAAAATTGTGGTGGTGTCAGTCATTGCGGTTGGTCGCTCCGGATTGAGGTGCATCATTCTGGCCAACATTTACGCCCGCGGAGTCAAAACTGGCCATATTATTGTGCAGAGCGCAGGCTGCGCGTATCAACGGAACCGCCACCGCCGCACCGCTGCCCTCGCCCAGCCGCATGCCCATGTCCAAAAGCGGTGTGGCCTTCAATGCATCCAGAATAGCTTGGTGGCCTGGCTCGGCCGAGCGATGGGAAAACAACAGCCAGGCGCGAATATCCGGCTGTTCACTCACCGCGATCAGCGCGGCGACCGACACAATAAAGCCGTCTATCAATACCGGTATGCCCCGGGCAGCACAGCCCGCAATGGCGCCGGCCAGAGCGGCAATTTCGAAGCCGCCAAAGGCTTTAAGTACCGCCATGGGGGTTTGGTCATCGTTGTGGCGTTGCAGCGCCCGAATAATCACTTCGGCTTTGTGCCGCACCCCGGCACTGTCCAGGCCTGTACCCGGCCCGGCCAGGCGTATCGGGTTTTTGTTCAGCAGCGCGCAGGCGATAGCCGCCGCAGACGTGGTGTTGCCAATGCCCATTTCGCCACCAATAAACAGGTGGCAACCAGCGCGAGCCGCGCGTTGGGCGGCCTCATCGCCAAAGTGTATGGCCTTGGTGACCTGCTGGCTGGTCATTGCGTCTATTTCTACAAAGTTACGGGTGCTGGGCGCAATACGAGCGTTAATGACACTCGGTAGATCCGGTGTGTCGGTAACAGTACCCAAGTTGATCACTTCCAGCGTTGCACCTAAGAGTTTTGCCAGCACACTGATGGCGGCGCCGCCGCTGGCGAAATTAGCAATCATTTGAGCGGTGACGGCTTGTGGGTAGGCAGAAATGGCTTCCGCGCAAACGCCATGGTCGCCGGCAAATATGCTGATGTGAATCTTGTCGGCTGTTGGCAGCTCGGAGCCTTGCATGCTGGCCAACTGCGTCGCAATGGCCTCAAGCTGGCCCAATGATCCCGCGGGCTTGGTCAGCGTGTTCTGGCGCTGCATGGCAAGTTCCAGAAAATGGGCGGAAGGAAGCGCGGGAGGGTTGGTCCAACTGACGGGAAATAACATGATAAATACCTGTAAACTGCAAACGCGTAGCGCCACGGAAATGGCCAATAATATAAAAACCGATGTCGAGGCAGCAAAAGTTGGATGATACTCTGAGTCGTCCAGATCCGGTAGAGTTCAAAGTCCACCAGTTTGCCGGCTACCACCTACTTTTCCACCCCGAGGACTGAAACCAACATGCACACTCTGGTTATTGGTGGCGTTCGCTCCGGTAAAACCGCGTTGGCAGAACGCCTTGCCTGCAACACTGACGACGAGGTGGTGTACCTCGCCACCGCCACCGCCGGTGACGACGAAATGCGCAGGCGCATTGATCGCCATCAGCGGCAACGTCCTGTTAACTGGGGCTTAAGTGAAGAGCCATTGGCCCTTGCCTCGGTGCTTGCCCTCTATGCCAGCGCCGGCCAAAAAGCGCCGTGCATACTGGTGGATTGCATGAGCCTGTGGGTGAGTAATCTGTTGCACGCCGGCGAGACGGTTTTTGCGTGGGAGCGGGAACAGTTTTTAACTCAGCTGGCCCAGTACCCGGGCAAGCTGATTATTGTTAGCAACGAAGTGGGGCTGGGTATTATTGGCATGGACCCTCTTACCCGACGCTTTGGCGACGAACTGGGCTGGTTGAATCAGGCCCTGACCGAGCGTTGCGACACGGTGGTTATGAGCGTCGCCGGTTTGGCGGTGACTTTAAAGTCATAATGGCTGCTTTTCTTTCTCCCTTTTTTGCGCCTTTTCTGGTTTGCCTGCTGGGCCTCACTCTGGACCGATTATTGGGTGAACCCCGCCGACTGCACCCACTGGCGGGTTTTGGCGCTCTGGCCAGTGCTTTGGAACGGCTGCTTAACGGCGCGCCACAAAAGGCTTGGCGTAGCCTTATTCTGGGTACTTTAGCCCTGTGTTCACTGGTGCTGCCCCTGTTGCTTTTAACAATCTGGTTGTCTGCTGTGCTCAGCGGCTTTTGGTTGCTGCTGGTCCAGGCTACTGCATTGTACTTTGCGCTTTCTCTCAGGGGCTTGGCAGAACACGGCCTGGCGGTGGCACAGCCGCTGCAAAGAGGCGAGCTGAATGTGGCGAGGGAACAGGTCAGCCGCATTGTCAGCCGCCAGGCCAGTGCGCTGGATCAACAGGGCGTGGCAGCTGCGGCCACCGAGTCTATGTTGGAAAATGGCGCGGATGCGGTGTTTGCCAGCCTGTTCTGGTTTTTAGTGGGTGGTATTCCTGGTGTGATTGTGCATCGTGCTGTAAATACGTTGGACGCCATGTGGGGTTATCGCAACCCGCAGTTTTTATATTTTGGTCGTGCGGCTGCACGGCTGGACGACGTCATGGGCTGGCTGCCTGCGCGGCTTACGGCGCTAACGTACACGCTGCTAGGTAATCGTAAGCTTGCGTGGCGCTGCTGGCGACAGCAGGCGTCCCAATGGGACAGCCCCAACGCTGGCCCGGTGATGGCGGCAGGCGCGGGTGCACTAAATGTTCAACTCGGTGGTCCGTCACCTTATCCGCAAGGCGTAAAGCAGCGCCCGCACCTGGGCGGTACTAACCCGGCCAGTGCCGACACTGTTCAGGCGGCTATTGCACTGGTACGCCACGGCACCTGGCTTTGGTTGGCGGTTATATTCGCCATAAGCGGCCTTGTTGCCGCGGTGGCGGGATTGTGATGCTACAGCACGGCGGGCGTTTGAATGACGCGGTAAAGCGCTGGGGTATTCCCCGTGAACAGTGGCTGGATTTATCGACCGGTATCAACCCATCGGGGTGGCCGGTGCCGGAGTTGCCGGCGGAAGTTTGGCAGCGTCTGCCAGAACAAGACGACGGCCTGGAAGAGATTATTCGTCATTGGTCAGACGCCCCTTTGGCTTCTGGCTGTGTGCCGGTTGCAGGCAGTCAAGCGGCCATTATGGCGCTGCCCGGCTTACGCAAACCCTGTCGTGTAGGCATACCGGTACCTGGCTATCGCGAGCATGGGCACCATTGGCGCTCTGCTGGCCACAAGATTGTTCTCATTGAGCCTGTGCAGACCAAAGGCGGTGCCTCGGGTTGCGATGATCGTTGGTTGGATCAGCTTGACGTGCTGGTATGGATCAATCCTAACAACCCCACGGGTGCAATTATTCCTCCTTCCACGCTATTGCGTTGGCACCGGCGTTTGCAAAAACGCGGTGGTTGGCTGGTGCTGGACGAAGCGTTTATGGACCCTACGCCCGCTTTTAGCCTGGCCTGCCAGAGCGGCCGCCCGGGCCTGATTGTTCTGCGCTCACTGGGGAAGTTCTTTGGTTTGGCCGGGATACGCGCCGGCTTCGTGCTTGCCGATAAGAATGTTGCGGGTGCGCTGACGGAAAAGCTGGGGCCATGGGCGGTGAATGGTCCCGCGCGCCACGTAATGGCGCAGGCACTGCTGGATATAAACTGGCAGCAACAAGCCTGTGCTCGCTTGCAGAACGGCGCTCAAAGGCTAAGAGGCATATTGCATTCAGCCGGATTGAATCCGATGGGTGGAAGCGCGTTGTTCCATACCGTTCGCACCGAAGCCCCAACTTTGTTGGCGGACTGTCTTGCCGCGCAAGGCGTGCTGGTAAGAGTATTCGAACAACCAAGTATGGTGCGCTTCGGCCTGGCGCCAGACGAGAACGAATGGTGCCGCCTGGACAAGGCATTGGCGGGCGCCGTCGGTGATTAATCATTGACCAGACATTAACGCATTGTTAGCCTTGCACTCGTTTTCAGGTGTTGTTCGAGCGTTATCATCATCGCGACAACAGTGAAACGGGAAGCCGGTTAAAGTCCGGCACTGCCCCCGCAACGGTAAGTGAGTGAACGGCTAAGAAAGGTGCCACTGTGCAAACGCATGGGAAGGCTTGCGCCGTTCAGTAATACAGCTCACAAGTCCGGAGACCGGCCTGTCAACACACCGAACGCTGCGGAGGGCAGTTGCGGTGGGTAAACACCGATTCTGTTTCACGGCATTTCCCCACCTTTTGGAAGGCGCCCGCTTTGCTTGCGGCCGGCTTTCGCTTTCCTTTGCAGCACCAAAAAATCAGCCATGCGGGTGCGCGTGGTGTGCCTTTGAGTGCATTTTATGAAAGTTTTTCGCTTTGTTGCCAGCAGTCTGCTGGCGCCTTTTGCATTAAGTCCTCTTTCAATTGCGGTTGCCCAAGAATCTACCGGCGCGACTCTTGATCCGATTGTTGTGACCGCTACGCTTGGCCCTAAAACTGTGGGTGAGAGCCTGGCTTCCTTCACGGTGATTGACGAAGAAGAAATCCGCTCAAAAGCGCCTGCTGATGTTTCCGATCTTCTGCGAGGCCAGCCGGGTATTAACGTGACGGGAAATGGTTCTTTTGGCAAGACAACGAACGTCAATATTCGCGGCGTTCAGAGTGCCGGCACGGTTTTTCTAGTTGATGGCATTAAGCTGCACTCAGCGACCAGCGGAGGGGCCCCTTGGCAGTTTTTTCCGACAGAGCTTATTCAACGAGTGGAAATCGTTCGTGGGCCCAGAAGTTCGCTGTACGGCGCAGATGCTATGGGTGGTGTGATTCAGGCTTTTACGTTGGATCCGAAACAGGGTGAGCGCGGCTGGGTTGAGGCCGGTGCGGGTAACTTTGATACTCAAAAAGTGAATGCGGGTGTCTCCGGATCCGCTGGGAGCACACGTTTCAGTCTGAGTGGTTTGCACAAGGAGACCGACGGCACAGCAGTCCGTAAGAATATTAAAAATCTGGAGCAGGACCAAGAAAAAGGCTTCCGCCAAACTGCCGGGTTGGGCCGGGTTGTACATGAACTAGAAAACGGGGGTGAGGCCAGCGCAATATTGCTGCAGTCTGAAGGAAACACCGAATATGAAGGCGGCAATACGGACTACACAATTCGGACTGTTGGCCTAGGCTTGGTGGCTCCGCTGAGTGATTATTGGCAAACCGGGATCCAGTTTTCAGAGTCACAAGATGACGAGAAAACATTATCGAGCAGTGGTGAGAGTTATTATGACACGCGTTTGCGACAGGCTAGATGGGAAAACACTTTTTCCTACAATGTTCACGAACTGGTTGTTGGTGCAGAGTTGCAGCAAGATGAAGTTGAAAGCACTGAAAAGTTTACTGAAACCAGTAGAACTAATACGGCCATTTTTAGCCAACTACGCTTAAACTTCGGCCCACTTGATACTCAGCTGAGTCTTCGCAGCGACGATAATGAAGCCTATGGAACTAATGAAACTGGTGGTTTAGCGCTGGGTTACAAATTTGATCAATCTCACCGTGTTCGCGCTAGTTATGGTACAGCGTTTCGAGCACCAACTTTTAATGATTTGTACTTTCCGTATATAAAGTATCCAAGTGGATATGAGTACCAAGGTAATCCCAATGTAAAGCCGGAAGAGTCAGAAAGCTACGAATTAGGCGTTAGGGGAAACTACCGGGTATGGTTCTGGGATCTGGCGGTTTATCAGATGGACATTGAAGATCTCATCATTACTGACAAAATTGGGACGATTAATACAAAAATCAATGTTAGCGAAGCCCGAATCCGTGGAGCTGAGTTTGGTGGCGGTTATGAGCTTGATGGTTGGCGAACATCGCTTGGTCTCACTTATATGAACCCGGAAGATCGTGAAACGGGTAATCAGTTAAGACGATTGACAACCAGGACTGCGCGAGTTGATTTGGACAAGACAATCAATAGTTTTGTGGTCGGCGGTTCTGTAATTGCGGAAGGTGATCGTTATGACGACACCAAAAATAAAAATCGGTTGCCCGGTTTTGCTACTCTCGATCTGCGTACCAAGTGGAATTTTGCTCCGAACTGGAGCAGCCGCGTGACCGTTGCCAACGTGTTTGACAAAGAGTATTCCACAGCGAAGAACTACGTCTCGGCGGGCCGAACAGCCATGCTGTCCGTTCGCTATGATATTCAGTAAGTCATAAAGACGGGAGTAAAAACGTGGTTTCTCACTGGCTGAATTTGAGGTTTGCTTTAGGGTTTCTAGTAGCATTCTTGGCGCATCCGATATCAGCCAGCGAGATCCAGCGTTGCGCTGTCGACGACACCGGGAAAAAGCTTTGTCTAGCAGCCCCGGCACAGCGAGTTATCACCTTGTCCCCCGGCGCTACAGAGCTGATGTACGCAGCCGGCGCCGGTGACAAAGTGATGGCCGTAGTCAACTACAGTGACTATCCCCCAGCCGCCCTTGAACTTCCTCTGATCGGCAGCCACACCCGTGTCGACATGGAAGCCTTGATGGCACTCAATCCTGATCTGGTGGTGACCTGGGTAACGGGCAACCCGCCAGCACAGGTTGAGCTGCTTCAAGAGTTGGGCGTGTCCACTTTTGCTATAGAACCCCGCACCTTTGCGGGGGTTTCCAGTGTTATCGAACGGCTTGCCACGCTTGCGGGCACCGAGCCGGAAGGTTTTGCAGAGGCCGAACGCTTCCGTGTTGGCATTGCTGCTTTAACACAGCAGTATGCGGGCGTTGAACCCATACCGGTGTTTTATCAAGTGTGGGAAAAACCGTTAATGACCGTCAATAATGAGCACCTGATTGGCAAAGTGCTGAAGTTGTGCGGCGGTGTGAATGTGTTTGGCGACATGCAAAGGCTAATACCCAGAATCAGCGCAGAAGTTGTATTACAGGCAGACCCCGATGCCATTCTTACCGGCAGCGTTGCCGGTGTTAGCGACGACCAGCTGGATGAATGGAAGAAATATGCAGGGCTGACCGCGGTGGAAAAAAACAATCTGTTTTTCGTGCCTGCGTCGCCTATTTCACGGCCTACGCCGAGATTGCTTGATGCTATTCAAACGGTGTGTGGGAAATTGGCAATTGCCCGTGAGAATTTGGCAAGAGCCCGCGACAAGTTGGAAAGTGCTCGTGAAAATGTGGAAAGTGCTCGTGAAAATTTGTAAGCCAGAGGTCAACGCTCAGGTTCTGAATCAATGACCCGCTCTTTGCTCAGCCTTGGCGTGTTGGCTCTGGCATCCATGGCGCTGGCGCTGGCGCTGGGTAGTGTGACGGTGTCGCCTGGGGATTTATGGCAGGTTATTCAGGGCGAAGGCAGCACGCTGCACCGAACCCTGTTGCTGGATTTGCGCTTGCCGCGCACGCTTGCGGCGTTTGGTACGGGTGGGCTCTTGGCAGTGGCGGGCGCCCTGATGCAAGTGTTGCTGCGTAACCCGTTGGCAGATCCTTACGTGCTTGGGCTTTCAGGCGGCGCGGCGGTTGGCGCACTACTGGCCATGCTGATGGGAATGGGCACGTTGATAATATCGGGCTCGGCCTTTGCTGGCGCCATGCTGGCAACCGTGTTGGTGTTTGGCCTTGCCCACGGCACCGGCAGCTGGACACCGTCACGCCTGTTGCTGACTGGTGTTGTCGTCGCGGCCGGCTGGGGCGCAATGATTACCCTCATGTTGGCCATTACTCCTTCCTACAAACTGCCCGGTATGCTGTATTGGCTGATGGGCGATGTGTCCTACGCCCGCTCGCCCTGGCCGGCAGTGGTGGTGCTGGCGGTGGCCGTGGTGTTGATTATGCCCCTGGCCCGTAACCTGAACGTGCTGGCACGAGGCCCCATGCAGGCGGCGGCGCTTGGCGTGTCGGTGCGACCGCTGGAGTGGACAATTTACGTTCTGGCCAGTTTGTTGACAGCAACAGCGGTAACTACCGCAGGCAGTATCGGATTTGTGGGTTTGATTGTGCCCCACATGCTGCGACTGATTCTGGGCAACGACCAGCGCATAATTCTTCCTGCCAGCGCACTGGCTGGCGGTACCTTGCTGGTATTGGCAGACACCCTGGCCCGCACCATGATTGCGCCCGAACAGCTGCCCGTTGGTGTGATTACCGCTTTATTAGGCGTGCCGACGTTCCTGTACCTGCTGCACCGGAGCCGCTGATGAGTACGCTGAGCACCCGTGATCTGGTCATCAACGTACCTGGCCGCCCCGATGGTTTTGCTTTGAACATGAGCATAGAGCCCGGTCAGATCTGGGGTGTGCTGGGCCCCAACGGCGCCGGTAAAACCACGTTATTGCACACATTGGCCGGATTACTGCCCGCTCGCAGTGGCCAGGTGCAACTAAACAGCGCGCCGCTCACCGCACTGAAACGTCGCGATATTGCCCGACTACTGGGCCTGGTGTTTCAAGATCGCCAGGACAGCTTTCCGGCGACCGTGCTGGAAACCGCTCTGATTGGCCGTCACCCCTGGTTATCGCCCTGGGACAGTGAGCAGGGTGAAGATCAGCGTCGTGCGGAGCAGGCTTTAACCACGCTGGATGTGAACCACCTGTCAGATCGCCTGCTGAACACCCTGTCGGGTGGTGAGCGCCAGCGCGTGGCCATCGCCACCCTGATGACCCAGAACCCTGATATCTTGCTGTTGGACGAACCCACAAATCACCTGGACTTGCACCACCAGGTGAAGGTGATGAATCTGTTGCGCGACCAGGCGGATGCAGGCAAAACCGTGTTTATGTGCCTGCACGATCTGAATTTGGCTGCGCGCTGGTGCACTCACGCACTTTTGCTCTATACCAACGGCGATGCCTGCTGGGGGCCCGCTAAAAACATGCTGGAGCCATCAGCGCTTGAACGGCTCTATAACCAGAAATTAATCACCGTAGAAGCAGATGGTGCACCCGTTTTTGTACCCGTAAGTTTCTAATGAACCATTGGAATCTGGCTGATCAATGACCATAACCGTACCCGCAGTAATGATTACCGCACCCGCCTCCGGGCAGGGCAAATCCTTGGTTACAGCCGCCTTGGCGCGCCTGCATCGCAATGCCGGCCGCAAGGTGCGGGTGTTCAAACACGGTCCGGATTATCTCGACCCCATGGTGCTGGAAGTCGCATCCGGCCAGCCGGTGTATCAGTTACACCCGTGGATGACCGGTGAAAATGAGTGCCGCTGGCGGGTGGCGGAGGCCGCGCAAGATGCCGATCTTATTTTAATTGAAGGCGCCATGGGTTTGTTTGACGGCACCCCGTCCAGCGCCGATCTGGCCAAGCTGCTTGGCATTCCGGCCCTGCCGGTGATTGACGCCAGCGGCATGGCGCAAACCTTCGGTGCCCTGGTGCTGGGGCTGGCAAGCTTTGACCCTGAGCTTTCTGTGTACCAGGTTATTGCCAACAAAGTTGGCAGCCCGCGTCATGGCGACATGCTGAAAGAACGCTTGCCGGATGGCATCAGCCTGCTGGGCGCTATTCCACGGGATGACGCCATGAGCATTCCGGACCGGAATCTGGGTCTAGTGCAGGCGGCAGAGCTGGAAGGTTTGGATCAACAGCTTGATCAAGCGGCCGAAGTGCTCAAAGCTGCGGGCCTCGATGTGTTGCCAAAAGCGGTGGCCATCGCTGCATTAGAGCGCTCAAAACCAGAGGCCTTGCTAGCAGGTGTGCGCATTGCCATTGCCCGCGATCTGGCTTTCAGTTTTATCTATCGCGCAAACACAGAACTGCTGGAAGCGATGGGCGCAGAACTCCATTACTTTTCACCCCTGGTCGATGCGCAGTTACCGCTTGCAGACGCCCTCTGGCTTCCCGGTGGCTATCCCGAGCTGCATGGCAGTACCTTGGCAAATAACACCTCTATGCTGAACTGCATCCGTGCTTTTTATCACGCCGGCAAGCCAATACTGGCTGAATGTGGTGGCTTTATGGCGTGTGCGGAAGAGCTGGCAGACAAGGAAGGCGTTGTGCATTCCCTGCTTGGCTTGATACCGGGTCGCGCGGCCATGGCCAAGCGCTTACAGGGTTTGGGCATGCACAGCCTGACGGCACAGGAAGGCGAACTGCGCGGCCACACCTATCACCGGTCTACCCTTGAAACCTCCTGGAAGCCTGCCGCCCATACCTACAAACAAGCGGGTACCGGCAGCGAAGCTGTATTCTGCGAGAAGGGCCTGGTTGGTAGCTACTTCCACGGTTATTTCCCATCGGCACCCGCATTAGTGGCTGCTGTTTTTCGCGGTCAGCCATTGAGGTTTCCTAGCGCCTCGGAGAAAACTCATGCATGAGGATTTCTGCTGATGCGATATTTGAAGACCTTTTTGATCGCCCTGACGATGTCAGTTTTGGCTCCGCCACTGATGGCTGCCACTGTTATGGGTATTGTTTCGGAGCGTTCAGCTGCGGAAATGGCCGCAGGCGCCCATCGCTTTCTGGATCGAAACCCTGATCACCAAGTGGTGTTACGAACCCCGGAACAGCTTGCCATCCAGAGCGACCAGCACGTGCTTGAGCTGCTTGAGAGCGCAGATGCAGTGGTGCTGGCCGCGGTATTTGGCGATCAGGTCGACCGTCTTGCAACATTAATAGAGCAAGTAGTTGCGGATGACCCCGCCAGGCAGATGCCCGTGTTGGGTATCAACAGTGATTGGCGTATTTCTCGGCTATCGCAGATTAATGGTCGCCAGCCATTGGCGTCGCTGGATGATGCCGGGCTCAGAATGCTGGTGGCTGCGCCAGCAGCGGGTGTTGACGCCAGTGATGACCTGGCAGACCGGCAGGCGGTATTTCCGGACCAGGCCACCTGGCTGGAGGGCAGGGCCTTCTATCAGGGCAGAACGCCACAGCACCTTGATGGTCTGATGCGTTGGCTGTTGGCCCGAGCGGGTCATGATATGGATTATGAAAAGCCCGAACCCCGTGCCAGCATCCGCTACTATCAGAACGGTGAAGCCAACGCTGACGCTTCCCGATTAGAGCTAGCAGACGGCCCTGTGGTGGCGATTCTCGATCTTGATAGCGGTGATCGGCCCGGCGACCGGGATTTGCTGAACGATATGTGTGCAGCTCTGAAAGCCCGAGAACTGCAGTGCTTCGCTATTCTCTCCCGCTGGGGCGGTGCCAGCCTTGACGCCTTAAGCGCCCTGGAAGCGACGATTCAGCCAGCGACGCTGGCGGGCATTGTCAGCCTGCAGGATTTTACCATCGGTGGTGGCGAGGGCCGTCTGCAGGTAACTCAGGAGCTCATTCGCCTCAACGTCCCGGTGATCAAAGGGCTCAGGCTGGCTTCCCGAACCCGCAATCAGTGGCAGTTATCCGTTGACGGGATTCCCGCCGACAAAGTGCATTACAAGCTTGCTATGCCGGAGCTTCAGGGCGTCAGTCAGCCTATGGTGCTGGCAACGGCGGAACCAGAGGTGATTGACACGCTAACAGGTGTTGCACTCACGCTGACACAACCGGTGCCAAACCGCGTTCAAGCGCTGGCCGACCGCCTTAAGCGCTGGCAGGTGCTGCAAACCAAAGCGAACGCTGACAAGCGGGTGGCGATCCTTTACTACAACCATCCCCCTGGACGCCAGAATGTAGGGGCGGACAATCTGGACGTACCGGCCTCACTGTTTGAAATGCTGACCTGGTTGCAAGCTGAGGGCTACAACACCGGCACCCTGCCGGACAGCCCGGAAGCCTTACTCGACCTGATTCAGCAGCGTGGCGTCAGCTTGCCGGATGACCCGCGCGCGCTGCAGGAAATGGCGGGTGAGGTTCCATCGATGAGCGCGGAGACTTACCAGGGTTATCTGCAGTCTCTGCCCGGCGTCGTGCAGCAGGAAATGGTTCATGGTCCTACCGGGTATCTTCATGAACGTCTCGAACAGGCCCATCAACTTGCGGAACAAAGCCTGGCCCTAGGTATTCTGGACCGGGGCGTGAGGGACCTTCGGCATTTGATCGAAAATG comes from the Marinobacter psychrophilus genome and includes:
- a CDS encoding histidine phosphatase family protein — protein: MTDTTTIFDVIRHGEPEGGPMYRGSKDDPLSTAGWQQMRDAITSADHWDVIVSSPMLRCVHFARELADRYQIPLHLDDDLREISFGDWEGRTAEEVMASDGERLSQFWANPVANTPPSGEPVSDFQTRVVARWYHWQEQLAGKRVLIVCHGGIVRMIAADVLHIPLEHAFSGLSTPYACRSRIQVNTSSYGRFQSLIGHGLISD
- the cobT gene encoding nicotinate-nucleotide--dimethylbenzimidazole phosphoribosyltransferase, which produces MLFPVSWTNPPALPSAHFLELAMQRQNTLTKPAGSLGQLEAIATQLASMQGSELPTADKIHISIFAGDHGVCAEAISAYPQAVTAQMIANFASGGAAISVLAKLLGATLEVINLGTVTDTPDLPSVINARIAPSTRNFVEIDAMTSQQVTKAIHFGDEAAQRAARAGCHLFIGGEMGIGNTTSAAAIACALLNKNPIRLAGPGTGLDSAGVRHKAEVIIRALQRHNDDQTPMAVLKAFGGFEIAALAGAIAGCAARGIPVLIDGFIVSVAALIAVSEQPDIRAWLLFSHRSAEPGHQAILDALKATPLLDMGMRLGEGSGAAVAVPLIRAACALHNNMASFDSAGVNVGQNDAPQSGATNRND
- the cobU gene encoding bifunctional adenosylcobinamide kinase/adenosylcobinamide-phosphate guanylyltransferase, producing the protein MHTLVIGGVRSGKTALAERLACNTDDEVVYLATATAGDDEMRRRIDRHQRQRPVNWGLSEEPLALASVLALYASAGQKAPCILVDCMSLWVSNLLHAGETVFAWEREQFLTQLAQYPGKLIIVSNEVGLGIIGMDPLTRRFGDELGWLNQALTERCDTVVMSVAGLAVTLKS
- the cbiB gene encoding adenosylcobinamide-phosphate synthase CbiB — encoded protein: MAAFLSPFFAPFLVCLLGLTLDRLLGEPRRLHPLAGFGALASALERLLNGAPQKAWRSLILGTLALCSLVLPLLLLTIWLSAVLSGFWLLLVQATALYFALSLRGLAEHGLAVAQPLQRGELNVAREQVSRIVSRQASALDQQGVAAAATESMLENGADAVFASLFWFLVGGIPGVIVHRAVNTLDAMWGYRNPQFLYFGRAAARLDDVMGWLPARLTALTYTLLGNRKLAWRCWRQQASQWDSPNAGPVMAAGAGALNVQLGGPSPYPQGVKQRPHLGGTNPASADTVQAAIALVRHGTWLWLAVIFAISGLVAAVAGL
- the cobD gene encoding threonine-phosphate decarboxylase CobD, translated to MLQHGGRLNDAVKRWGIPREQWLDLSTGINPSGWPVPELPAEVWQRLPEQDDGLEEIIRHWSDAPLASGCVPVAGSQAAIMALPGLRKPCRVGIPVPGYREHGHHWRSAGHKIVLIEPVQTKGGASGCDDRWLDQLDVLVWINPNNPTGAIIPPSTLLRWHRRLQKRGGWLVLDEAFMDPTPAFSLACQSGRPGLIVLRSLGKFFGLAGIRAGFVLADKNVAGALTEKLGPWAVNGPARHVMAQALLDINWQQQACARLQNGAQRLRGILHSAGLNPMGGSALFHTVRTEAPTLLADCLAAQGVLVRVFEQPSMVRFGLAPDENEWCRLDKALAGAVGD
- a CDS encoding TonB-dependent receptor domain-containing protein, with amino-acid sequence MKVFRFVASSLLAPFALSPLSIAVAQESTGATLDPIVVTATLGPKTVGESLASFTVIDEEEIRSKAPADVSDLLRGQPGINVTGNGSFGKTTNVNIRGVQSAGTVFLVDGIKLHSATSGGAPWQFFPTELIQRVEIVRGPRSSLYGADAMGGVIQAFTLDPKQGERGWVEAGAGNFDTQKVNAGVSGSAGSTRFSLSGLHKETDGTAVRKNIKNLEQDQEKGFRQTAGLGRVVHELENGGEASAILLQSEGNTEYEGGNTDYTIRTVGLGLVAPLSDYWQTGIQFSESQDDEKTLSSSGESYYDTRLRQARWENTFSYNVHELVVGAELQQDEVESTEKFTETSRTNTAIFSQLRLNFGPLDTQLSLRSDDNEAYGTNETGGLALGYKFDQSHRVRASYGTAFRAPTFNDLYFPYIKYPSGYEYQGNPNVKPEESESYELGVRGNYRVWFWDLAVYQMDIEDLIITDKIGTINTKINVSEARIRGAEFGGGYELDGWRTSLGLTYMNPEDRETGNQLRRLTTRTARVDLDKTINSFVVGGSVIAEGDRYDDTKNKNRLPGFATLDLRTKWNFAPNWSSRVTVANVFDKEYSTAKNYVSAGRTAMLSVRYDIQ